A genomic segment from Acidobacteriota bacterium encodes:
- a CDS encoding DUF4390 domain-containing protein: MRGRVTLVAIFLFVFLPGGKSDPKIADLRFRVERGDFVVSFNLKDGFGRDTEQELLSGIRINFDYVVELKKPRFLFPAKTIKRSVITTSAKYNSLTKQFTLTRQVNGTITAFSITDELSKAKRFMCTVPEEKVFSTSSLTPGERYYIQVKADLKTKIRFFVIPWNISTFWRKSRSFFFKGTLK, from the coding sequence ATGAGGGGAAGGGTAACTCTTGTTGCGATTTTTCTCTTTGTGTTTCTCCCTGGAGGAAAAAGCGACCCGAAGATAGCCGATCTTAGGTTCCGGGTGGAGAGGGGTGATTTTGTCGTCTCCTTTAACCTGAAGGATGGATTTGGGAGAGATACGGAGCAAGAGCTTCTTTCGGGGATAAGGATTAATTTCGACTATGTGGTGGAACTCAAAAAGCCACGCTTCCTCTTCCCTGCAAAAACGATCAAACGCTCCGTTATAACAACGAGCGCAAAATATAACAGTTTAACCAAGCAGTTTACCCTAACCCGTCAGGTGAATGGGACTATTACTGCCTTCTCCATTACCGATGAGCTCTCAAAGGCGAAGAGATTTATGTGCACTGTGCCTGAGGAGAAGGTATTCTCCACCTCTTCCCTTACCCCCGGGGAAAGGTATTATATCCAGGTGAAGGCTGACCTTAAGACCAAGATAAGGTTCTTCGTTATACCCTGGAATATCTCCACCTTTTGGAGAAAAAGCCGCTCATTCTTCTTCAAGGGAACTCTCAAATGA
- a CDS encoding UDP-3-O-acyl-N-acetylglucosamine deacetylase, which yields MIRERTIKREIRCSGIGLHSGQEVNLTLKPAPARSGILFKRVDLGGLIIPLKEEYIADSWHATSIVKGDVQISTVEHLLGALYALGVDNIVIELTSCEVPIMDGSAAPFIWLLHQAGFKRLSVPRRYIQIKKPIRVDEEGRSIAVYPADSFKISYLIEFEHPLVRRQFLSLPITPKNFVEEIAPSRTFGFLKEVELLRRKGLARGGSLDNAIIIGDDSILNQKLRFPDEFVRHKILDAIGDLAFLGAPILGHIVAFRAGHSLHLRLVQKILRERESWEEITLPLPLIQPASEGFLPEKAPSTE from the coding sequence ATGATTAGAGAGCGGACCATTAAGCGGGAAATAAGGTGCTCGGGAATAGGTCTCCACTCAGGGCAGGAGGTCAATCTTACCCTAAAACCGGCACCGGCAAGAAGCGGGATTCTATTCAAGCGAGTAGACCTCGGTGGTCTTATAATCCCCCTAAAAGAGGAATATATTGCTGATAGCTGGCATGCTACCTCCATTGTGAAGGGTGATGTTCAAATATCTACCGTGGAACATCTACTTGGTGCCCTCTATGCCCTTGGAGTGGATAACATCGTTATAGAGCTCACCAGCTGTGAGGTGCCGATAATGGATGGCTCAGCAGCACCTTTCATCTGGCTTCTCCATCAAGCTGGGTTCAAGAGACTTTCTGTCCCGAGGCGATATATCCAGATAAAAAAACCCATTAGGGTGGACGAAGAGGGAAGAAGTATCGCTGTCTATCCAGCTGATAGCTTTAAGATCTCTTACCTTATTGAATTTGAACATCCTTTAGTGAGACGCCAATTCCTCTCCTTGCCCATCACGCCGAAGAATTTCGTCGAAGAAATAGCTCCGTCGAGGACATTTGGTTTCTTGAAGGAGGTAGAGCTATTGAGAAGAAAGGGGCTTGCCCGCGGGGGCTCACTTGATAATGCGATCATTATCGGCGATGATTCCATCCTCAATCAGAAGCTTCGCTTTCCCGACGAGTTCGTCCGTCATAAGATCCTCGATGCGATAGGGGACCTTGCCTTCCTCGGCGCCCCTATCCTGGGTCATATCGTCGCCTTTAGAGCAGGACACTCACTCCATCTCCGTCTGGTCCAGAAGATATTGAGGGAGAGAGAAAGCTGGGAGGAAATAACCCTACCCCTGCCTCTTATCCAACCGGCGTCGGAAGGTTTCCTTCCTGAAAAAGCTCCCTCTACTGAATAA